DNA from Leucoraja erinacea ecotype New England chromosome 39, Leri_hhj_1, whole genome shotgun sequence:
agatttttgattcgtacgggtgtcacggGTTGtggctgtggggagaaggcagaatgcagTTGGGAAGGAGAGATAAATCCGCCataattgaatgtcggagtagactcgatgggctgaatgacccaaTTCTGAATGAATGAAGATTGTATTGTCACGTGAAATTCTTtgcaaattctttgcttgcattcgCATGGTATGCATATAGCCGCCACATAAGGGCGATGACAGTTGTaaagtctctccccccccccccataccccgaccttggagccagcaccaccattcaatatgatcatggttgatcatctaaactcAGTAGATactaaaagcttgagtaactcagcaggacaggtagcatctctggagagaaggatttgggTGACTTCTCTTCTgtgtgaagatgggtctcgacccgaaacgtcacccattccttctctgcagagatgctgcctgtcctgctgagttactccagcattttgtgtctaccttcgatttaagccagcatctgcagttctttcctacacatctgaaatcagtaccactttcctgctttctgcccatttcccttggttccgttaggccaaagagctaaatctaactcccttgaaaacatccagtgaattggcctccaccaccttctgtggcagcgaattccactaAATATTGCTCACTTCTGACCGAGCGGTGGGTGACCTGTGGTACTGGGGCAGAGGGCGAGGCTGGCTCTGATATACCTGTAGGGCTACAATGAGTTGGCACGGTGTGGAGGGTCCCAGAACCTGGGTCGCCCAAGCGGCGCTGTCCCGGAGCAGGGCGGCGAGGAGAGCCGCTTTACCGGCCACGTCCCGCCCGCCGCCCGCCAGCATCTCGTCGGCACCGTCGAGCAGCAGGAGTGAAGGTGGGGGTCCGGGGTTCTGGTGCAGAGAGGCCAAGGTGTGCAGGACGTCCCGCACTGAGTGCGGGTACACCAGCTCTACCCGCCGCAGGCAGCGCGGCTCCAGTGGCAGCAGCGCGGCAGGCAGCGCCTGGATGGGCCGAGGGGCCAGGAATAGCACCCGCCCGCCCCGCTGctcggccgctgctgccgccgcctggAACAGCAGCGATGTCCGGGCAACTGAGCGCTGACCCAGCACCAGGCAGCTGCTGCCGGCCTGGATCCACCCCAGCCCGGTGTCGGGGTAGAGGCCGGTCCCGCCGGTGGGGTAGAGGCCGGTCCCGCCGGTGGTACCCGGAGCCTCGGGACCCCTGAGACCCCCACTAACTCCGGGACCCCCACTGACCCCGGGACCCCCACTGACCCCGGGACCCCCACTAACTCCGGGACCCCCACTGACTCCGGGACCCCCACTGACCCCGGGACCCCCGCTAACTCCGGGACCCCCGCTAACTCCGGGACCCCCACTGACCCCGGGACCCCCGCTAACTCCGGGACCCCCACTGACCCCGGGACCCCCACTGACCCCGGGACCCCCACTGACCCCGGGACCCCCGCTAACTCCGGGACCCCCACTGACCCCGGGACCCCCACTGACCCCGGGACCCCCACTAACGCCGGGACCCCCACTAACTCCGGGACCCCCACTGACCCCGGGACCCCCGCTAACCCCGGGCCCCCCACTAACGCCGGGACCCCCACTGACCCCGGGACCCCCACTAACTCCGGGACCCCCGGTTACCCCGGGACCCCGGTGCTACCGGAGCCGCCGGTGGCCCCAGGCCCGCTGGTGTTGGTGCTGTAGCCGGTGTTGATGTTGGTgccggtgctggtgctggagcgGGAGCGGGAGCTGGTGTCGGTGCTGGTGTTGGAGCGGGAGCTGCTGTTTCCCACCCACCGGTCGGCGCTGCTCCACGAGCCCAGGACGTGCAGCAGCGCCGccgccatctctctccctcctccacttcCTGCTTCAAATGCAACATTTCCCGCGCAGTGTtgccacaacaacaacaacaacaactctGTGCATTTGTGTAGCCGCCCGTGTAATCCCCACAGTTACAATGTTGCCGGTGGGCTGGACAAGCTGCAGTAACTGGGCCTGGCCACACGGACTGGTCAGCAAGTGATGTCCATCTTCACTGTGGCCACAATGAGACCCCGCCCCCCATGGGACTACATTTCCCACAATGCCGAGTGGTAGAGGCGCATGCGCCGTGCGGCCTGGGGGCGGCGGGGTTGATGACGCGGCGGCGGGGTTGATGACGCGGCGTGCGGGGTTGATGACGCGGCGGCGGGGTTGATGACGCGGCGGCGGGGTTGATGACGTGCGGGGTTGATGACGCGGTGTGCGGGGTTGATGACGCGGCGTGCGGACGGCGGCGGCTCAGTCGGCGGGTGGGCGGTGCCGGGGAGGGAGGTCCTTCGCGCTCGGGCGTCAGCTCGTACTGTGGGCCGGCGGGATCGGATCGGATCGGACCGGGCCAACCACTCGCTTCCGCAGCTTCACCTCAGGCCTTGTccgtccatccctccccccatccaaaCCCCTCTCTGTCTCGGCCTGCGTTACCTTGCCGCGCTGCTCGGATGGCGGTGAGAGTGGCCGCACTGGGCGGCCGGAGCCTGGGCCTCGGCCTGTTGCTGCTGCTcgttgccgccgccgccgccgccctgGAGGTGAAGCGGCCCCGCGGCGTCTCCCTGCAGAGTGAGTACACGCCAGGCCCCGGGCCCTACTACTAGTGTTGATTTTAAAGGCGCGCTGCCTAGCAACCGTGCAGGGGGTGGAATGTAACAATACTGCAGGAAGCGGCATGCATTGCTGCCTGTGACTGATGCAACagggcatgcatgcatgcatggacacagacaataggtgcaggtgtaggccattcggcccttcgtgccagcaccgccattccgtatgatcatggctgatcatctaaaatctaccccgttcctgcctctccccatatcccttgattccgttagctctaagagctagatccaactctcttgaaaacatccagtgaattggcctccactgccttctgtgccagagattcacaactctgggtgaaaaagttgttacCACtactcggtcctaaatggccttccccttattcttaaactcacccctggttctggaaccccccccccccaacatctggaacatgtttcctgcatctagcctgtccaatcccttaataattttgtgtgtttctgaaggttccctctcatcctaaattccagtgaatgcaagcccagtcgatccattctttcatcatgtcactcccgccatcccgggaattaaccgggtgaacccacgctgcattccctcaataacaataatgtccttccccaaattgcAACTAATGCATCGCTGCCAGCTTGCCCACTCTGCTGGACATCTGGAATAcattacagaaaaaaaaaatcagaaaggtGCCACCACTTTGGGATTGTACTACAGGCCTCTCAACACCCAGTGGAAGATAGAGGAAGAGATATCTGGCCAGATGCAAAAGCTCCAGGCTCTTCGTAAAGGACGACTTTAACTTTCCCAAAGCATTCCCGACCGCAGCTTTCTTGGTACAAAAAGTGTAGATGAGGCAGAATTTATTAGTGGGGTCTGTAGTTGGACTGTGGACTCCACAATGTCTGCAGGCCAAGTGCACGAGGTGTAATgggaaatgagtaggaaggaactaattgatatcagagggtggtgaatctggaattcctttgcacataaggctgtggaagccaattctGACCGACTgaagccagttgcagatggaggccTCGTGGATGGCGGTGTCATGGCCAGAGCATGGACTCTGCTCCTGACACAGCTGTAAGAATAACAAAATTAGGAAGCGTGGCAGTCAGTAGTGGGGACTCCAGGTGTGGCTGAAACTGGGATTTTggttcctcccctccccagcatCTTCTGAACCAATGCCCAATCACCCATTTGCCTCATTTCCCAACTCCACCCCTCCCTGCCTCACCTGACTCCTTCTGcctatcatccctcatcctccatgGTCCAATTATCATCTAGTGGCCCCTTGTCTCACCCCTCACTCTTTATACCGACTTTCTCCCTTCACCCTAatgcaggatcaaacccaaaaTGCAATCCCCACAAATGCTGTCCGACCTGCcgtgttgctccagcagtttgtgttgtgCACCAGATTCCAACATGTACAGATGTTTGTGCATTATAACAGCACTGTTGAAGAATAAGAATGTTCTTCCTTCCAATTCTCAGAAATATACAAAATTCCACAAGGACTGGACAGTTTAGATGCGGGAAGAATGTCTGCGTGGCTGGTGATTCTAGAGCAGGGGTCCTGCCTTTTGGGATAGCGGGACTCTATTTACGAAGGAATGAGAAGTTTCTTCTTCCAGACAGCGTTGAACCCCTGGAATCCTCTCCTAAAATACTAAATGTATTCCAAACAAAGATGGAGGGcttgagggagaaagctggaactggGCAGTGAGCTTTGATCATGTTAAACTGTGCAGCAGCTCCAAGCCCACTCCAGGTCCATGTTTCTGTTTCCAGGACTTGACTTTGTTTTGGAGCCTTTTCACCATGTTAATTATCTGATGCATGTGTAACAGCCACAGTACTTCAGTGTGAGGCACTTAATTTTAAAGGTATCTCAATCTCCGTTCCAGGTAAGTTGCCAGAGTGGTGATAGTTTGTGTGCTCTTTATGAGGCATGTTGGCAACTACGAGGATGCAGTTGCTGGTACCTGGACCTGGTtaatctggggatttatcaagTTGCACATGAGGTGCTCAGCCGGACTTTGGTGTAGGTACTGCAACTGTGAAGTGCCACTGTTTGTGCAATTAGATTCTTGCTGAGAACAAAACTGGACTTTCAAGCCTCAGAGATCACAGGAGTGTGACGTGGGAAAGATGTCCACAATGTAGTTAAAATGCAGCTGAGTAAGTGAAGGGAAGGCAGCTGTAGAAAGGGAATGGTGATGCTGTGAATCGCTGAGAAATGAGACGGAGCCTTGTGGCTTTTTTGGAATATACCTGAATATTATTTGATTGTGGGATATTTGCTTAAAGCCAGCATGCTCCTTGTTTGTGGTGGAATTGGTATTTCATCAGCAGAGGATCAGCACTTGGGCTTTCCTGGAGTTGTGAAAGATGCAGGGCACACGGGGCTCTCAAGCGACAACTCCTCTGATGAACATTTGTGCTCATTTGCTCTTGTGAGTGACGCAAACTTGTTGCTCGGTGATCTCTATCCTTTACTCTGAAGTTCCCTATCCTGAACACatagtggaattccctgcctatGTGCTGAATGCAGATATTTAACAATAGGTTTAAGGAAAGTAAAAATACTTGGCCAGGCCAATGGGCCTTTATGCTCATGTTAAGACTACATTTTAAAATACTTTGGGTTTAAATCGTACAAAATGGCGCTGGAAATTTGACAATCCTGTACTGTGTGTGATCTTGTTTACGATACACTCTTGTGATTGAGTATGTTGTGTCTGTGTATAATAAGGTTTGGACTGAACTGTATATACCCAGGTATTTCACTatacccaggtacatgtgacaaagtagCATTAAACCTTGACCCTCAGTCCATTGACTCTCACAATCGAACTGCTGCAGAAACATTATTTACAAGGGAAAAAGAACAGATTTTGACCCATAACTCTTCCTGTCCTTGTAGATCGACACTTTTATGAGGAGAACATACCATTTACATGTTTGGACGGCTCCAAGACTATTCCATTCCACGAGGTGAACGATGATTACTGTGACTGCAGAGACGGCTCAGATGAACCAGGTTAGTGCTGCCTCTTTGCCTCTTGCGGCACCTCCTGGTGGCGCATCGTATTATTGCAGGTAGCATCTGAGACCCACAGCCTGACATTTGCACACAAAACATGTCCAGTGGATAATTGAAGTGTCCTTGGTCATCAATTATTAACCCTAAAAaacgacacaaacagctggagtagctCTGCGGGACGGGAACGGGATGGtaagtttgagtctgaagaagggtcttgacccgaaacgtcacccattccttctctccagagatagacacaaaatgctggagtaactgcgggacaggcagcatcactggagagaaggaatgggtgacgttttgggtcgagacccttcagatgctTTAGTTGCACTTTTCTCCTGAGGGTTTCATGAGAACAAACTTTATTCCATACCTTAAATTTCTGAATTCTGTGAAAGAGAATTTCCTTTTCTCGAACTGCTGTAATGAGGCCTATTGTTAATGGACAGGAACGCAGGCATTTTCCAAGGCCAGTacgctataaccatataaccatataacaattacagcacggaaacatggccCACGGAGAATGAAATTCCAAATAGTGATTGGAATTTCTGTAAATAATTTTTTGACCAAGTTCTGTGCACTTGCCTGTTTCATTCTCCGTGGGCCATTGTGGAGTTAATTTCTAAAACATCCGAGGGCTGAGACAGTAAGTGCCAGATTTGCAAACATTGATCCGATGTCTGGTGAAATATATTTACCAGGTAAAGCAGCATCAATGATCTTTCCAGAAAACCTAACAACTAGTATTAGTTTAAGTTCACTGAGTTTGGGGCAAATGATTTCACAAAAATTTGCAGCTGGGCGACATGTGAAACTTAAGATTCACATTTAAGTAATCGTGGCATGTCATGtaattttaaaatagttttttaAATTGCAGCTTGAATTGTCTCAGGTTCTCTCCAGACGTGCTATCTTTAAACCTGTTTCTGGTGATCTTTCAAGTGTtgtttgcagatttatttttggCCAGAAGTCTGAATGTAAGACTGTCGCTTACTTTCAAGTGCAAATTTAATTTGCCTGCAGATTTGTTAATGTATCTGATATTAAACCTGCCTGTTCCTTGTGGCGCGGTCGATAGTTGTGTGATAGAACTGTGAGTCTCCTCTGTCTTACAGTGTGgatgctggttaaaacacaaaagggacaaattgctggagtaactcagcgggtcaggcagcatccctggagaactttgatgtgatgtttcaggttgagacccttttttcgtctgaagggtctcgacacaaaatgtccattattcatgttctccacagatgctgcctaacccgctgagttatccatgttctccacagatgctccagcattactccagcactctgaaacgtcacctatccatgttctccacagatgctgcctgacccgctgagttactccagcactcggtgaaacgtcacctatccccattctccacagatgctgcctgtcgctgagttactccagcactctgtgaaacgtcacctatccatgttctccacagatgctgcctgacccgctgagttactccagcactctgtgaaacgtcacctatccatgttctccacagatgctacctgacccactgagttactccagcactctgtcctaaTATCGGTTTGGCCAGTCAATCACTTGGTCAACAGTCTCTGTGTCCCCAGCTCCTGCATAGTCTTCCCCCTCTGCTGGTCACACGGGAAAGCTCGCTGAGGTACTTGCATGAAGGTCGCCGTGGAAATGCCTGATCTTCTTTCTTTTTGCCAGGAACATCGGCCTGTCCAAACGGCAGCTACCACTGCTCAAACGCTGGCCACAGATCTGAGTACATTCCCTCTTCCCATGTGAATGATGGCATTTGCGGTAAGTTCTTGTGCCAGGCTTGGCCAGTAATGGAACCAACTTGATCTTGGGAATGGgctaaactgaaccatcctaccacagctagagagcaatcctaaactactatctacctcattggtgaccctcggactatccttgatcggactttactggcactaaacattattcctttatcatgcatctgtaaatacactgtaaacggttcgattgtaatcctggattgtctttccactgactggttagcacacaacaaaagcttttcactgtacatcgtacgtgacaataaacaaaataactGAACTCGCATCCTGTAATCGATGACGTTTTGCATATTTTTCCCCATCAAATAGAATTCAGTTACAGAACtcagtaaaaatatatttattttcattttactgctatcttgCATCAGCCTCTCCCTTCATTGCACCATGTGGCATATAGCCAGCATGTTGGGGCAGTCACTGGGTCCAGGTCACCTCAATGATTATTCACTGCAGGATGAAGTAGTTCTGGCAACTTCCACAACTTTAGCTGCTGCTTGAGCTGCT
Protein-coding regions in this window:
- the LOC129714428 gene encoding uncharacterized protein LOC129714428; protein product: MAAALLHVLGSWSSADRWVGNSSSRSNTSTDTSSRSRSSTSTGTNINTGYSTNTSGPGATGGSGSTGVPGGGPGVSGGLRGPEAPGTTGGTGLYPTGGTGLYPDTGLGWIQAGSSCLVLGQRSVARTSLLFQAAAAAAEQRGGRVLFLAPRPIQALPAALLPLEPRCLRRVELVYPHSVRDVLHTLASLHQNPGPPPSLLLLDGADEMLAGGGRDVAGKAALLAALLRDSAAWATQVLGPSTPCQLIVALQTQAERESAADLGLQVMERYFPVRCRVNEQQSAVAGAQSFRVSFSGLEKSEAGETNAPRIPDNQTWELLCDADNISQIRRVTGEERGGEVAQGTWGPQEGRGE